One window from the genome of Hoplias malabaricus isolate fHopMal1 chromosome X2, fHopMal1.hap1, whole genome shotgun sequence encodes:
- the LOC136676963 gene encoding protein FAM47E-like isoform X1, which produces MTGTKSSEMSDRMCPTVLRECAPQHPWYKERLRTKSLKQPLRKQQLCGAVDGRAWRFLPPGQDDFRDGLPALRSGVLTESQQGVTPPILGLENRARPVTGLKKRFSKDQVCFTKLNSLRQTRRQFVEAVEHRLSAHPLVLYPHLISGLPPQLFNDVLYVLDPEMHVKKESDVICFAKEEDRNENNVATFEGPTQESLMEKKKESSLSNISLKEEVNGLSSRNPYKWQEVKKTCAKEDQMVGEKYWHSPSQDEDIKKVTKPFCDWVASLGGDTSNFTESTVLSLFFNVHEKKPILTLPVQAREAKQIPEELCTTVECTGKEHSSSAQVCSPSINHETLYLDSKKWKRHIVNKKLRDPSIPGDVELEQQPTETICDIHSHFLVGQDKELKHTHGTLAFRHFIISEGLRMPRFLSSLLVEEEQKNRTRGAATSSSRKGTGKL; this is translated from the exons ATGACTGGTACAAAAAGCAGCGAAATGAGCGACAGAATGTGTCCCACTGTGCTCCGAGAGTGCGCCCCTCAGCATCCGTG GTATAAGGAGAGACTGCGGACTAAGAGCCTAAAGCAACCGCTGAGGAAGCAGCAGCTCTGCGGGGCGGTGGATGGCAGAGCTTGGCGGTTTCTGCCCCCGGGGCAGGATGACTTTAGAGATGGACTTCCGGCGCTGCGGAGCGGCGTGTTGACTGAGTCTCAGCAGGGTGTGACTCCTCCGATACTGGGTCTGGAAAACCGGGCCCGTCCGGTAACGGGACTGAAGAAACGGTTCAGTAAAGACCAGGTCTGCTTCACCAAACTCAACTCTCTGCGCCAAACCCGCCGCCAGTTTGTGGAGGCGGTGGAACACCGGCTTAGCGCTCATCCCCTAGTCTTGTATCCGCATTTAATTAGCGGACTGCCCCCCCAG CTGTTTAATGACGTGCTGTACGTCCTGGACCCGGAGATGCATGTCAAGAAGGAGTCAGATGTTATTTGTTTTGCAAAAGAAGAAGATCGTAATGAAAACAATGTGGCAACTTTTGAAGGCCCAACCCAAGAGTCATTaatggagaagaaaaaagaatCATCTCTCAGCAACAT ATCCTTGAAGGAGGAAGTAAATGGCCTTAGTTCTAGGAATCCCTATAAATGGCAGGAAGTTAAAAAGACCTGTGCAAAAGAGGACCAGATGGTCGGTGAAAAATACTGGCACTCACCCTCTCAGGATGAAGACATCAAGAAAGTGACCAAGCCCTTCTGTGACTGGGTTGCTTCGCTG GGTGGGGACACCAGCAATTTCACAGAGTCCACAGTTCTGAGCCTGTTTTTCAATGTCCATGAGAAGAAGCCTATATTAACATTACCTGTTCAAGCACGGGAAGCCAAACAAATTCCAGAGGAGCTCTGCACCACTGTAGAGTGCACGGGTAAAGAACACTCAAGCTCTGCACAG GTTTGTAGTCCCAGTATAAATCATGAGACACTGTATTTAGATTCAAAAAAATGGAAGAGGCATATTGTTAACAAGAAACTGAGAGATCCTTCAATACCTGGGGACGTGGAGCTTGAGCAGCAGCCCACTGAAACG ATATGTGACATCCATTCACATTTCCTTGTTGGGCAGGACAAAGAACTGAAGCACACTCATGGAACGCTGGCCTTCAGGCACTTCATTATCAGTGAGGGACTGAGGATGCCCCGG TTTCTCAGCTCACTCTTAGTGGAGGAGGAGCAGAAGAACAGGACCAGAGGGGCAGCCACATCCTCATCACGCAAGGGGACAGGAAAGCTTTAA
- the LOC136676963 gene encoding protein FAM47E-like isoform X4, which translates to MTGTKSSEMSDRMCPTVLRECAPQHPWYKERLRTKSLKQPLRKQQLCGAVDGRAWRFLPPGQDDFRDGLPALRSGVLTESQQGVTPPILGLENRARPVTGLKKRFSKDQVCFTKLNSLRQTRRQFVEAVEHRLSAHPLVLYPHLISGLPPQLFNDVLYVLDPEMHVKKESDVICFAKEEDRNENNVATFEGPTQESLMEKKKESSLSNISLKEEVNGLSSRNPYKWQEVKKTCAKEDQMVGEKYWHSPSQDEDIKKVTKPFCDWVASLVCSPSINHETLYLDSKKWKRHIVNKKLRDPSIPGDVELEQQPTETICDIHSHFLVGQDKELKHTHGTLAFRHFIISEGLRMPRFLSSLLVEEEQKNRTRGAATSSSRKGTGKL; encoded by the exons ATGACTGGTACAAAAAGCAGCGAAATGAGCGACAGAATGTGTCCCACTGTGCTCCGAGAGTGCGCCCCTCAGCATCCGTG GTATAAGGAGAGACTGCGGACTAAGAGCCTAAAGCAACCGCTGAGGAAGCAGCAGCTCTGCGGGGCGGTGGATGGCAGAGCTTGGCGGTTTCTGCCCCCGGGGCAGGATGACTTTAGAGATGGACTTCCGGCGCTGCGGAGCGGCGTGTTGACTGAGTCTCAGCAGGGTGTGACTCCTCCGATACTGGGTCTGGAAAACCGGGCCCGTCCGGTAACGGGACTGAAGAAACGGTTCAGTAAAGACCAGGTCTGCTTCACCAAACTCAACTCTCTGCGCCAAACCCGCCGCCAGTTTGTGGAGGCGGTGGAACACCGGCTTAGCGCTCATCCCCTAGTCTTGTATCCGCATTTAATTAGCGGACTGCCCCCCCAG CTGTTTAATGACGTGCTGTACGTCCTGGACCCGGAGATGCATGTCAAGAAGGAGTCAGATGTTATTTGTTTTGCAAAAGAAGAAGATCGTAATGAAAACAATGTGGCAACTTTTGAAGGCCCAACCCAAGAGTCATTaatggagaagaaaaaagaatCATCTCTCAGCAACAT ATCCTTGAAGGAGGAAGTAAATGGCCTTAGTTCTAGGAATCCCTATAAATGGCAGGAAGTTAAAAAGACCTGTGCAAAAGAGGACCAGATGGTCGGTGAAAAATACTGGCACTCACCCTCTCAGGATGAAGACATCAAGAAAGTGACCAAGCCCTTCTGTGACTGGGTTGCTTCGCTG GTTTGTAGTCCCAGTATAAATCATGAGACACTGTATTTAGATTCAAAAAAATGGAAGAGGCATATTGTTAACAAGAAACTGAGAGATCCTTCAATACCTGGGGACGTGGAGCTTGAGCAGCAGCCCACTGAAACG ATATGTGACATCCATTCACATTTCCTTGTTGGGCAGGACAAAGAACTGAAGCACACTCATGGAACGCTGGCCTTCAGGCACTTCATTATCAGTGAGGGACTGAGGATGCCCCGG TTTCTCAGCTCACTCTTAGTGGAGGAGGAGCAGAAGAACAGGACCAGAGGGGCAGCCACATCCTCATCACGCAAGGGGACAGGAAAGCTTTAA
- the LOC136676963 gene encoding uncharacterized protein isoform X3, producing the protein MTGTKSSEMSDRMCPTVLRECAPQHPWYKERLRTKSLKQPLRKQQLCGAVDGRAWRFLPPGQDDFRDGLPALRSGVLTESQQGVTPPILGLENRARPVTGLKKRFSKDQLFNDVLYVLDPEMHVKKESDVICFAKEEDRNENNVATFEGPTQESLMEKKKESSLSNISLKEEVNGLSSRNPYKWQEVKKTCAKEDQMVGEKYWHSPSQDEDIKKVTKPFCDWVASLGGDTSNFTESTVLSLFFNVHEKKPILTLPVQAREAKQIPEELCTTVECTGKEHSSSAQVCSPSINHETLYLDSKKWKRHIVNKKLRDPSIPGDVELEQQPTETICDIHSHFLVGQDKELKHTHGTLAFRHFIISEGLRMPRFLSSLLVEEEQKNRTRGAATSSSRKGTGKL; encoded by the exons ATGACTGGTACAAAAAGCAGCGAAATGAGCGACAGAATGTGTCCCACTGTGCTCCGAGAGTGCGCCCCTCAGCATCCGTG GTATAAGGAGAGACTGCGGACTAAGAGCCTAAAGCAACCGCTGAGGAAGCAGCAGCTCTGCGGGGCGGTGGATGGCAGAGCTTGGCGGTTTCTGCCCCCGGGGCAGGATGACTTTAGAGATGGACTTCCGGCGCTGCGGAGCGGCGTGTTGACTGAGTCTCAGCAGGGTGTGACTCCTCCGATACTGGGTCTGGAAAACCGGGCCCGTCCGGTAACGGGACTGAAGAAACGGTTCAGTAAAGACCAG CTGTTTAATGACGTGCTGTACGTCCTGGACCCGGAGATGCATGTCAAGAAGGAGTCAGATGTTATTTGTTTTGCAAAAGAAGAAGATCGTAATGAAAACAATGTGGCAACTTTTGAAGGCCCAACCCAAGAGTCATTaatggagaagaaaaaagaatCATCTCTCAGCAACAT ATCCTTGAAGGAGGAAGTAAATGGCCTTAGTTCTAGGAATCCCTATAAATGGCAGGAAGTTAAAAAGACCTGTGCAAAAGAGGACCAGATGGTCGGTGAAAAATACTGGCACTCACCCTCTCAGGATGAAGACATCAAGAAAGTGACCAAGCCCTTCTGTGACTGGGTTGCTTCGCTG GGTGGGGACACCAGCAATTTCACAGAGTCCACAGTTCTGAGCCTGTTTTTCAATGTCCATGAGAAGAAGCCTATATTAACATTACCTGTTCAAGCACGGGAAGCCAAACAAATTCCAGAGGAGCTCTGCACCACTGTAGAGTGCACGGGTAAAGAACACTCAAGCTCTGCACAG GTTTGTAGTCCCAGTATAAATCATGAGACACTGTATTTAGATTCAAAAAAATGGAAGAGGCATATTGTTAACAAGAAACTGAGAGATCCTTCAATACCTGGGGACGTGGAGCTTGAGCAGCAGCCCACTGAAACG ATATGTGACATCCATTCACATTTCCTTGTTGGGCAGGACAAAGAACTGAAGCACACTCATGGAACGCTGGCCTTCAGGCACTTCATTATCAGTGAGGGACTGAGGATGCCCCGG TTTCTCAGCTCACTCTTAGTGGAGGAGGAGCAGAAGAACAGGACCAGAGGGGCAGCCACATCCTCATCACGCAAGGGGACAGGAAAGCTTTAA
- the LOC136676963 gene encoding protein FAM47E-like isoform X2, whose amino-acid sequence MTGTKSSEMSDRMCPTVLRECAPQHPWYKERLRTKSLKQPLRKQQLCGAVDGRAWRFLPPGQDDFRDGLPALRSGVLTESQQGVTPPILGLENRARPVTGLKKRFSKDQVCFTKLNSLRQTRRQFVEAVEHRLSAHPLVLYPHLISGLPPQLFNDVLYVLDPEMHVKKESDVICFAKEEDRNENNVATFEGPTQESLMEKKKESSLSNISLKEEVNGLSSRNPYKWQEVKKTCAKEDQMVGEKYWHSPSQDEDIKKVTKPFCDWVASLGGDTSNFTESTVLSLFFNVHEKKPILTLPVQAREAKQIPEELCTTVECTGKEHSSSAQVCSPSINHETLYLDSKKWKRHIVNKKLRDPSIPGDVELEQQPTETDKELKHTHGTLAFRHFIISEGLRMPRFLSSLLVEEEQKNRTRGAATSSSRKGTGKL is encoded by the exons ATGACTGGTACAAAAAGCAGCGAAATGAGCGACAGAATGTGTCCCACTGTGCTCCGAGAGTGCGCCCCTCAGCATCCGTG GTATAAGGAGAGACTGCGGACTAAGAGCCTAAAGCAACCGCTGAGGAAGCAGCAGCTCTGCGGGGCGGTGGATGGCAGAGCTTGGCGGTTTCTGCCCCCGGGGCAGGATGACTTTAGAGATGGACTTCCGGCGCTGCGGAGCGGCGTGTTGACTGAGTCTCAGCAGGGTGTGACTCCTCCGATACTGGGTCTGGAAAACCGGGCCCGTCCGGTAACGGGACTGAAGAAACGGTTCAGTAAAGACCAGGTCTGCTTCACCAAACTCAACTCTCTGCGCCAAACCCGCCGCCAGTTTGTGGAGGCGGTGGAACACCGGCTTAGCGCTCATCCCCTAGTCTTGTATCCGCATTTAATTAGCGGACTGCCCCCCCAG CTGTTTAATGACGTGCTGTACGTCCTGGACCCGGAGATGCATGTCAAGAAGGAGTCAGATGTTATTTGTTTTGCAAAAGAAGAAGATCGTAATGAAAACAATGTGGCAACTTTTGAAGGCCCAACCCAAGAGTCATTaatggagaagaaaaaagaatCATCTCTCAGCAACAT ATCCTTGAAGGAGGAAGTAAATGGCCTTAGTTCTAGGAATCCCTATAAATGGCAGGAAGTTAAAAAGACCTGTGCAAAAGAGGACCAGATGGTCGGTGAAAAATACTGGCACTCACCCTCTCAGGATGAAGACATCAAGAAAGTGACCAAGCCCTTCTGTGACTGGGTTGCTTCGCTG GGTGGGGACACCAGCAATTTCACAGAGTCCACAGTTCTGAGCCTGTTTTTCAATGTCCATGAGAAGAAGCCTATATTAACATTACCTGTTCAAGCACGGGAAGCCAAACAAATTCCAGAGGAGCTCTGCACCACTGTAGAGTGCACGGGTAAAGAACACTCAAGCTCTGCACAG GTTTGTAGTCCCAGTATAAATCATGAGACACTGTATTTAGATTCAAAAAAATGGAAGAGGCATATTGTTAACAAGAAACTGAGAGATCCTTCAATACCTGGGGACGTGGAGCTTGAGCAGCAGCCCACTGAAACG GACAAAGAACTGAAGCACACTCATGGAACGCTGGCCTTCAGGCACTTCATTATCAGTGAGGGACTGAGGATGCCCCGG TTTCTCAGCTCACTCTTAGTGGAGGAGGAGCAGAAGAACAGGACCAGAGGGGCAGCCACATCCTCATCACGCAAGGGGACAGGAAAGCTTTAA